The proteins below come from a single Ahaetulla prasina isolate Xishuangbanna chromosome 16, ASM2864084v1, whole genome shotgun sequence genomic window:
- the SLC2A8 gene encoding solute carrier family 2, facilitated glucose transporter member 8 has protein sequence MASEEYRPLLEPNPEAELNAAGRPSQLEIYLSKVQNHNLYLATFAAVLGPLSFGFVLGYSSPAIPSLKQSHNPELRLDDTQASWFGSVVTLGAAAGGTLGGYVVDKIGRKLSLMLCAIPYVFGFLIIVSAQNIWMLYLGRLLCGLASGVTSLVVPIYISETSHSRIRGVLGSCVQLMVATGILGVYLAGMALEWRWLAVLCSIPPCFLLGLMTFMPETPRFLLRQNQQSEAIAALQFLRGPLVDHEWECREIEANVHQQQEMSIAEFKNPSIYKPFLIGIAMMFFQQASGINALMFYAETIFEDANFKNSSAATVIAGSIQVVFTAVAALIIDKTGRKILLIISGVIMAASDAVFGIYFRITVPSPNNSSYLQLPNAPLMEEGHPLAWLAVLSMSFFIMGFALGWGPIPWLMMSEIFPLRARGIASGACVLTNWLMAFLVTKEFHDLTVLLTSYGTFWLFSSICLLNVIFTVVCVPETKGKSLEEIEALFRRPH, from the exons ATGGCTTCCGAGGAATACAGACCTCTTTTGGAGCCGAACCCAGAGGCGGAGTTGAATGCTGCTGGAAGACCTTCTCAATTGGAGATTTATTTGAG CAAAGTCCAAAACCACAATCTCTACTTGGCAACTTTCGCCGCTGTCTTAGGACCGCTAAGTTTTGGTTTTGTCCTGGGCTACAGCTCGCCGGCTATCCCTAGTTTGAAGCAAAGCCACAACCCGGAACTAAGACTAGACGACACGCAAGCGTCATGGTTTGGG TCTGTGGTCACGCTGGGGGCCGCAGCTGGCGGGACACTTGGAGGATACGTGGTGGACAAAATTGGCCGGAAACTTAGCCTTATGCTCTGCGCGATCCCATACGTGTTTGGTTTCTTGATCATCGTCTCGGCCCAAAACATCTGGATGCTTTATCTGGGACGGCTGCTGTGTGGCTTGGCCAGTGGTGTCACATCCTTGGTAGTTCCG atttatatatccgaAACGTCTCACTCCAGGATCCGAGGAGTCCTTGGCTCCTGCGTTCAGCTGATGGTGGCGACTGGAATCCTGGGAGTTTACCTAGCAG GCATGGCTCTGGAGTGGCGTTGGCTGGCGGTGCTGTGCTCCATCCCTCCCTGTTTCCTGCTGGGGCTCATGACTTTCATGCCCGAAACCCCGCGCTTCTTGCTACGCCAAAATCAGCAGTCGGAAGCCATCGCGGCTTTGCAATTCCTGCGGGGCCCTCTGGTGGATCACGAGTGGGAATGCCGGGAGATTGAAGCCAACGTCCACCAACAG CAAGAAATGAGCATCGCCGAGTTCAAGAACCCCTCCATCTACAAGCCGTTCCTGATTGGAatagccatgatgttcttccagCAAGCATCCGGCATCAACGCCTTGATGTTTTATGCCGAAACGATCTTCGAAGACGCCAACTTTAAG AACAGCAGTGCTGCTACCGTCATCGCTGGCTCCATCCAAGTTGTCTTCACAGCAGTGGCCGCTCTCATTATCGATAAAACTGGACGAAAAATTCTTTTGATCATCTCAG GAGTGATCATGGCTGCCAGCGATGCGGTGTTTGGGATCTATTTCAGAATTACCGTCCCCAGCCCCAACAATTCCTCCTATCTCCAGTTGCCGAACGCCCCCCTTATGGAGGAAGGACACCCCCTGGCCTGGTTAGCAGTGCTGAGCATGAGTTTCTTCATTATGG GTTTTGCCTTGGGTTGGGGTCCCATCCCCTGGCTGATGATGTCTGAAATATTTCCCCTGAGGGCCCGAGGAATCGCCAGCGGGGCCTGTGTCCTCACCAACTGGCTCATGGCTTTCCTGGTCACCAAGGAGTTCCACGACCTCACG GTTCTCCTAACCTCTTATGGGACCTTTTGGTTATTCTCGTCTATCTGTTTGCTCAACGTGATCTTCACCGTCGTCTGCGTTCCCGAAACGAAAGGGAAAAGTCTAGAAGAGATCGAGGCGCTTTTTCGCAGGCCGCATTAG